GCTTTGTCGGCGCAATACGATGGTATCCCCGGCAGATGCTGTCACTCCCTTGCGGATTGAATGGAGCCGTACGCCAAAGTTTCCTCGGCTCCCGCCGGGGATCTCAATGGTTGGGCGGATGCCATTGCCAAAGCGAATCCACCCATCCTCAAACTTGACCCCGCTGTCCGGCTTGCGCAGATTCGTCGGCAAGTCCTCGAACTTGGTGAAGATCTTCACCCACTGGCCGGGAGGGAACTGTTGCGTTGAAGACGCGGACCCGCCCGCATCGCTACGCGAAGCGTTGCGGGCAGGGACTTGGGGACTGGGAGAGGAGGTGACGGCAGACTTCGGCAGGTCTGCTTTCGGCGGCGTTGCAGCAGTGGCGTTCGCGCCGCTGGGCTTATCAAGGTCGAGCACCTCAAGCGCCTTGACCAGCGCCGGGGCGGCATTCTGATCGGTGACACTTAGACTGAATGGCCCCTCTGGGTAAGTCAAATCGGTGGCAGTTGCGAGAACCTCACCGTTGAGCTTCACGGTGAGAGTCGAGCCCACGACGCGCAGTTCGAGCTCGTAATCCTGCCCCGGTTGCAGAGCCTGAAGCAGGGGAATCTCACGCACGGTTGTGGATTTCTTGGCGGCACTGTCCCATCGTTGTAGAGCGAGTCGCTTCTCGTCTTTCGTGTAGAGGTGATAGAGGTCAGCGGCATGGAGCCGGGCGCGCAATTGCACATGTGCGCCGCCGAAGGTTGCCAGCATGCGCACCGCGCCGTCGCGTCGCGGACCTAGGTCTCGGAAGCGAACTTCGCTGGCACCGGTGAAACGCAGGCCTTCAGGCGTGATTGCTGCGCCGCCAAGCAGACTGAGCTTGGTGGGATCGCGCAGCGCGTTCTGCCAAGGCTCGGTGGAGTGTGAGAGGCGAGGTTGTGTTTTGGACGGTGCCGTCTTGGACGGGGAATTGTCCGAAACAGAACTGGAGGAGGGGCCTGACGGTTTCTTCCCGCCAGAGAAAATGACGAAGGCACCGATGCCAATGGCCGCAGCAACGCCGATGCCGATGAGGAGTGGGGTTTTGGATTTCGCAGGTGGTTGGGAAGTACCGTGGGCACTCCTGCCTGCGGGGGCTGCATCCCGACGGACAGGAGTGTCCGTCGTACTTTTAGGCTGCGGTGGTTTACCAACGGGCTTCTGCGCGGCGCTGCGTTGCGCGGGCACCTGCGCGACCTTCGCCGCAGGAATGGCGGCGGTGGCGGGCATGTCCTCCTGCACCAAGGGCACGGTGAGGATGACATCGAGGTCGCGCCGCAACTCCGCGCTGCTTTGATAGCGCTCTTCGCGATCGCTCTGCATCGCCTTCATGATGATGGGGTCGTAACGGCGGTCGAGACCGGGCATGCGCACCGAGGCGGGCTTGAACGCACCACGCGGCACCTCGCCAGTGAGCATTTGATAGAGCATGACGCCCACGGCATACAAGTCGGCACGACCATCAATGTGCGTGCCGAGCATGAGCACCTCGGGAGCCACGAAGTCCGGCGTGCCCATGGCGTAACCGGTCTTGGTGAGGCCGTGGGTGCCGGGTTCCTCGACCTTGGCGAGGCCGAAGTCAGCCACCTTGACCTGACCCTTCATGTTGAGGAGCACGTTGGCGGGCTTGATGTCGCGATGCACGATGCCTAGCTCATGCGCGGCTGCGAGCGCATCACACACATGCGCGGTGATGGCCAGCGCGTGGTCCGGCGGCAATTTGCCCTGCGCGCGGATCATCTGCGCGACATCGCTGCCATCGACATACTCCATGGCGAAGTAAAGCTGGCCGCCGAGCGTGGTACCGAAGTCATACACGGCCACCACGGCGGGATGATTGAGCTTGGCCATGAGCTTCGCCTCGCTCTTGAAGCGTTCGGCGAAGCTGGGGTCTTCCTTTTCGACACCCGGAGGCAGAATCTTGATGGCGACGGTGCGGTCGAGGTTCGTCTGCACGCCACGATACACCGCGCCCATACCGCCACGGCCCAGCAGTTTTTCAATCGTGTAGCCCGGCATCAAGGCCTGGAGTTCTTCTGCCGTCGGCGGCTCCCAGCGAAAGTTTCCGCCCGTGGTGCGCTGTGGCGGGGAATCCGGGGAGGAAGGCGTGGCGTCAGACATGTGGGCGGAGTTTTACCAAGCCGGGGGAGAAGTGACAAGCAGGAATCGTTCAAGGCATATACGGAACAAGGTCTGAGCCCAAAAAGGAGGCGCGAAGTTTGTTCAACTTCGCACCTGACGATCCCTTTCCGTTCTGTCCTGTCCTGTCTGAAACAGAAGACGAACCACACTTCGACACCGCCCCTCGTTCTCATCCGAGCCTGCGGTTTTCGTGGGGGCACCGGGTAACACCCCATTGAGCCGGCAGCCCAACCCCCACAGCTTTGCACCCATGAAGACGATTCGCTTCCTGAAGGATTTTGCCACGGCGATGGAGCTCGTCGGCGAGGCAGGCGTGGAACCCGCCGCCCCGGCAACGTTCGTTTCCAGGCGCGTCGAAGGGATGTTCAGCCGGTGGGAAACCGCCAGGGTGAAAACCCTGCAAACCAGAAAAGGCGTGCTGCTGGTCACCAGCACACGCGTCATGCTCAAGGGGGCCGAGGAAGGCAGGGATTTTGAGTTCGTGTCCGTTGGCTGAGTCACCGCTGCATTCAATCCATGGCGCGCACACGCCGTGTCGCAGGTTACAAGCCACACCTTCAGTGCCCCTGGCCTTTTTTTGGTCCTCTGATGGCGCTCTTGGCGACGCTGGGACAGAAGAAGGCATTCCCACGGTGGACTTCACGAATCGCCTTGGGCAGCAAATGGACGTTGGTTTGCTTGATCAGATAACCCGACGCACCCAGCGCTCTGACCTGCTCGATATAAGAGTCAGCGCTGTGGGAGGAGAGAACGAGCACCTTGGTGGCGGGCAGGGCCTGCAGAATCTGCTGGGTGGCTTCCAGCCCGTTGAGCAGCGGCAGGGAGATGTCCATGACCACCACATCGGGACAGAGCTTGCTGGCCAGCGTTACCGCCTGACGTCCATTCCCCGCCTGGCCGACGACGCGCAAGTCGCCTTCCAAGGTGAGCAATGTCAGCAGACCTTCGCGCATGAGGACATTGTCCTCCGCAAGAAGCACGGTGATGGGGCGCTCGGGTGGGTGCTGGACATTTTGCATCTCATCTCACCTTTCTTTCCCGGTCTGCGGCTTGTCCATGGGGGTGAAACCCTACCATGGCCGGTCGCACGCGAAGCCGGAGAAGAATTCAATCACGCGCTGGGCCGGCACGGCTGGACGGAGCGGGGCAGAAAGAAGGCGTGAAGTGGATGAGAACCGCAGGCCACCTTCACTCTGCACCTCAACCACCAGCTTCTCTGAAACCTCGACTCAAAAAGTTTCGTTCATGCCCCCGCCGAACTGGGAGAGATGGTGGAAAACTCAGGGAAAGGATGAATTTGTGACCGATAAAAACATTGATCTCAAATTTGCGCCCATGTAAAACCGACTGCCATGGTCCGCTTAATTATCCCTCCTCCGCGGGTGCGCCAGAGCGCCCGCACGGCGCTGCAAGGCTGGCTGGCGCTGCGGCTGCTGCTGGCTTTCCTCTGCGGGTCCGCCCCGGCGCAGGAGGGGCATGAGCCCCTCGATCCGGTGAAGCTGAAACGGCTGCCGTTGGATCAGTTGCTGGAGACGGAGATCACCTCGGTGTCACGCCGGGTGGAGCCGCTGAAACGCGCCCCCAGCGCGATCGATGTGGTGACGGATGAGGACATCCGGCGCACGGGAGCGAACAATCTGCAGGATGCGCTGCGGCTGGCCACGGGGCTGCATGTGGCGCAGGTGGACGGCCATGACTGGGCCATTTCAGCGCGTGGTTTCAACACGACCACCTCCAACAAAATGCAGGTGCTGATGGACGGGCGCAATCTCTACACGCCGCTGTATTCCGGCGTGTTCTGGGATGTGCAGCACACCTTCATGCCCGATGTGGAGCAGATCGAGGTGATCCGCGGTCCTGGGGCCACGCTGTGGGGCGCCAACGCGGTGAACGGCGTGATCAACATCCGCAGCAAAAGCGCGCGAGACACCCAGGGCTGGCTGCTGCAAGGCGGCGCGGGCAATGTGGAGCAGGGTTTCGGCGGCGTGCGTTACGGCGGCAAGATCGGTGACACTTTCTACCGCGTGTATGCCACCACCCTGAACCGCGCCGACATGAGCCGCGAGCGGGGCGGCAACGCACGGGATGCCTACAGCCTCACGCAAGCCGGGTTTCGCACGGACACGGACCTTTCCGCCGGTGACCTGCTGACTTTCCAAGGCGACATGTACACCGGGCGTTTCGGCCAGCTCGTGGCGAATGATGTGGAAGCGAGTGGCGGCAACCTGCTGGCGCGGTGGACGCGGACACTCA
The genomic region above belongs to Prosthecobacter sp. and contains:
- a CDS encoding response regulator transcription factor, with translation MQNVQHPPERPITVLLAEDNVLMREGLLTLLTLEGDLRVVGQAGNGRQAVTLASKLCPDVVVMDISLPLLNGLEATQQILQALPATKVLVLSSHSADSYIEQVRALGASGYLIKQTNVHLLPKAIREVHRGNAFFCPSVAKSAIRGPKKGQGH